One segment of Micromonospora parathelypteridis DNA contains the following:
- a CDS encoding SDR family oxidoreductase, translated as MTVDNITENGQDGIDRDRLEACLSVFEALEELPSDHPDVVRVQRATARLYKVIKQRRREERRDAILAADRAVTEATATGAPGRIDDETQGIPLASSAAGETAGFLHNPRGCYVCKQRYREVDAFYHQLCPSCAALNRERRDARTDLTGRRALLTGGRAKIGMYIALRLLRDGAHTTVTTRFPHDAVRRFAAMPDSGDWLHRLRIVGIDLRDPAQVIALADSVSSQGPLDILINNAAQTVRRSPGAYAQLIAAEAAALPDGPLPELITFAKPDSQGGPVGSLTAGPQSTALTPHALTALALTSGSASPERIAASTAIDAGGLVPDLDSVNSWVQRVQEVDPVELLEVQLCNVTAPFVLVSRLRPAMAAASARRKYVVNVSAMEGQFGRGYKGPGHPHTNMAKAALNMLTRTSAQEMLTDGILMTSVDTGWITDERPHPTKMRLADEGFHAPLDLVDGAARVYDPIVRGELGEDLYGCFLKDYAPCAW; from the coding sequence ATGACGGTGGACAACATTACCGAAAACGGTCAAGACGGCATTGACCGAGACCGGCTGGAGGCCTGCCTCAGCGTCTTCGAGGCGTTGGAGGAACTGCCATCCGACCACCCCGACGTGGTGCGGGTGCAGCGGGCCACCGCACGGCTCTACAAGGTGATCAAGCAGCGGCGACGCGAGGAGCGGCGAGACGCCATCCTCGCGGCCGACCGGGCGGTGACGGAGGCCACCGCCACCGGCGCCCCGGGGCGGATCGACGACGAGACCCAGGGCATCCCGCTCGCGTCCTCCGCGGCGGGCGAGACGGCCGGGTTCCTGCACAATCCGCGCGGTTGCTACGTCTGTAAGCAGCGCTACCGCGAGGTGGACGCCTTCTACCACCAGCTCTGCCCGTCCTGCGCGGCGCTCAACCGGGAGCGCCGCGACGCCCGTACCGACCTGACCGGCCGGCGCGCGCTGCTCACCGGTGGCCGGGCGAAGATCGGCATGTACATCGCGCTGCGACTGCTGCGCGACGGCGCGCACACGACGGTGACCACGCGCTTCCCGCACGACGCGGTCCGCAGGTTCGCCGCCATGCCCGACAGCGGGGACTGGCTGCACCGCCTCCGCATCGTCGGAATCGACCTGCGCGACCCCGCCCAGGTGATCGCCCTCGCCGACTCGGTCAGCAGCCAGGGTCCCCTCGACATCCTGATCAACAACGCGGCGCAGACCGTCCGCCGCTCCCCCGGGGCGTACGCGCAGCTCATCGCCGCGGAGGCCGCGGCCCTGCCGGACGGTCCGCTGCCGGAGCTGATCACGTTCGCCAAGCCGGACAGCCAGGGCGGCCCGGTCGGCAGCCTGACCGCCGGGCCGCAGTCGACCGCGCTCACGCCGCACGCGCTCACCGCGCTGGCCCTCACCAGCGGCTCCGCCTCGCCGGAACGGATCGCCGCGTCCACGGCCATCGACGCCGGCGGTCTCGTGCCGGACCTCGACTCGGTCAACAGCTGGGTCCAGCGGGTGCAGGAGGTGGACCCGGTCGAGCTGCTCGAAGTGCAGCTCTGCAACGTCACCGCGCCGTTCGTGCTGGTCAGCCGGCTTCGCCCGGCAATGGCCGCAGCGTCGGCCCGTCGCAAGTACGTGGTGAACGTGTCGGCGATGGAGGGCCAGTTCGGCCGCGGTTACAAGGGCCCCGGGCACCCGCACACGAACATGGCCAAGGCCGCGCTGAACATGCTGACCCGCACCAGCGCGCAGGAAATGCTGACCGACGGCATCCTGATGACCAGCGTCGACACGGGCTGGATCACCGACGAACGGCCGCACCCGACGAAGATGCGGCTGGCCGACGAGGGCTTCCACGCCCCACTGGACCTGGTCGACGGTGCCGCCCGGGTGTACGACCCGATCGTCCGGGGCGAGCTGGGTGAGGACCTGTACGGCTGTTTCCTGAAGGACTACGCGCCCTG
- a CDS encoding siderophore-interacting protein has translation MTETLPVAPWRVFTVTVRAVHRLSPSFTRVTFTGADLDRFADNGYDQRIKLALPLPDQQGARLPEGEDWYTEWRALPDEQRNPIRTYTVRAVRPHLAEVDIDLVLHGDSGPATRWARRVNAGDGIAMVGPDAGYDGDHGGVEFRPPTGATLLLAGDETAVPAISAICERLPQTARGMVLLEVPDADDVLPLVAPPGIDVRWLPRGADGYGSRLVPAVAAAAGELLAPGTTPAAQPVPDVDVDTDILWEVPDEVAAAPLYAWLAGEAGVIRNLRRHLVAERGLDRRAVAFMGYWRLGRADTD, from the coding sequence ATGACCGAGACCCTGCCCGTCGCACCGTGGCGCGTGTTCACCGTCACCGTCCGCGCGGTACACCGACTCAGCCCGTCCTTCACCCGGGTGACCTTCACCGGGGCAGACCTCGACCGCTTCGCCGACAACGGTTACGACCAGCGGATCAAGCTGGCGCTGCCGCTGCCCGACCAGCAAGGGGCGCGGCTGCCCGAGGGCGAGGACTGGTACACGGAGTGGCGGGCCCTGCCCGACGAGCAGCGCAACCCGATACGCACCTACACCGTGCGGGCGGTCCGACCGCACCTGGCCGAGGTCGACATCGACCTCGTGCTGCACGGCGACAGCGGCCCGGCGACACGTTGGGCTCGACGGGTGAACGCCGGCGACGGGATCGCCATGGTCGGACCGGATGCCGGCTACGACGGGGACCACGGCGGGGTCGAGTTCCGCCCGCCGACGGGGGCAACCCTGCTGCTGGCTGGGGACGAGACGGCCGTGCCGGCGATCAGCGCCATCTGTGAACGGCTTCCCCAGACGGCCCGGGGCATGGTGTTGCTGGAGGTGCCCGACGCCGACGACGTGCTGCCACTGGTGGCTCCCCCCGGCATCGACGTCCGCTGGCTGCCCCGGGGCGCCGACGGGTACGGCAGCCGGCTGGTGCCCGCCGTCGCCGCCGCTGCGGGGGAACTGCTGGCCCCAGGCACGACGCCTGCCGCCCAGCCGGTCCCGGACGTGGACGTCGACACCGACATCCTGTGGGAGGTGCCCGACGAGGTGGCCGCGGCACCGCTGTACGCGTGGCTGGCCGGGGAAGCCGGCGTCATCCGTAACCTGCGCCGACACCTGGTCGCCGAGCGGGGTCTGGACCGGCGGGCGGTGGCCTTCATGGGCTACTGGCGTCTTGGCCGCGCTGACACCGACTGA
- a CDS encoding iron ABC transporter permease, with product MTLLTAPARPEPATQPAPGGRPNAPRVVGVFVAAILLLLVVGAVHLTQGTSTVGPLDLLRLVTGTDDEAARVLIASRLPRLLAGLTIGVALGFAGAALQSIARNPLASPDTLAVNAGAHLAIVSVAAFGISLPALPAGGLAFCGGLAAAGLVMAMSAGGQAGTTRLILAGSATALALGSVTTLLLLLFEQATIGLFAWGNGSLVQSDLTALTQLAPVIVGATIVLVLLGHRLDILALGDDTATVLGLDVRRTRLIVTVLAVLLSAAAVTLTGPVGFVGLCAPVIVRLLAPLVPGVHRHRILLPLSGIAGVIIVLGSDVLLRAVMGGQAGVDIPTGVVTTLFGAAILIWLARRHRDAGPTRRPPGGHAAVRSAAFHRTVVAVTAALTVCAVAVGMLAGDTWVLLGDLVNWVNGTTGPAYTFVLDQRWPRVAAAVLAGAALAVAGTTVQAVCRNPLAEPGILGITAGAGLGAVALLTFVPLAGVWAVSGVAGLGAMLAFALVYGLAWRGGLSSDRLVLIGFGAWQGGIALITYLIVAFDPWNTGKALTWLSGSTYGRTSTQVLPVLIALLVLTPAVVAARRELDLMTLDDDTPRVLGVRLERTRLIALGAAALLTSTAVSAVGVIGFVGLVAPHAARALVGGRHSRVLPVAALLGAALVSIADTLGRTVIAPAQIPAGLVTAMIGTPYFVWLLWRSRAVANNPR from the coding sequence ATGACCCTGCTGACCGCACCCGCGCGCCCGGAGCCGGCCACCCAGCCGGCTCCGGGCGGGCGCCCGAACGCGCCCCGCGTCGTCGGTGTCTTCGTCGCCGCGATCCTCCTGCTGCTCGTGGTGGGCGCGGTACACCTCACCCAGGGCACCTCCACCGTCGGCCCCCTCGACCTGCTGCGGCTCGTCACCGGCACCGACGACGAGGCGGCCCGCGTCCTGATCGCCTCCCGGCTGCCCCGGCTGCTCGCCGGGCTGACCATCGGCGTCGCGCTCGGATTCGCCGGAGCCGCGTTGCAGTCGATCGCCCGCAACCCGCTCGCCTCCCCCGACACCCTCGCGGTCAACGCGGGCGCCCACCTCGCGATCGTCTCGGTCGCCGCGTTCGGCATCTCGCTGCCCGCGCTGCCGGCCGGCGGCCTCGCCTTCTGCGGAGGGCTGGCCGCCGCCGGCCTGGTGATGGCGATGTCCGCGGGCGGACAGGCCGGCACCACCCGGCTCATCCTCGCCGGCTCGGCGACCGCGCTGGCGCTCGGCTCGGTGACCACCCTGCTGCTGCTCCTGTTCGAACAGGCCACCATCGGGCTGTTCGCCTGGGGAAACGGCTCGCTGGTGCAGAGCGACCTGACCGCGCTGACCCAACTCGCGCCGGTCATCGTCGGCGCCACCATCGTCCTGGTCCTGCTCGGGCACCGCCTCGACATCCTCGCCCTCGGCGACGACACCGCCACCGTGCTCGGTCTCGACGTACGGCGTACCCGACTCATCGTCACCGTGCTGGCCGTGCTGTTGTCCGCCGCGGCGGTGACCCTCACCGGCCCGGTCGGCTTCGTCGGCCTGTGCGCCCCGGTGATCGTCCGGCTGCTCGCCCCCCTGGTGCCCGGGGTGCACCGGCACCGCATCCTGCTGCCGTTGTCCGGCATCGCCGGCGTCATCATCGTGCTCGGCTCCGACGTGCTGCTGCGCGCCGTCATGGGTGGACAGGCCGGGGTCGACATCCCCACCGGCGTGGTCACCACCCTGTTCGGCGCGGCGATCCTCATCTGGCTGGCCCGCCGGCACCGCGACGCGGGCCCCACCCGCCGCCCGCCCGGCGGGCACGCCGCCGTCCGCTCCGCCGCCTTCCACCGCACCGTCGTCGCCGTCACCGCCGCGCTGACCGTCTGCGCCGTGGCGGTCGGCATGCTCGCCGGTGACACCTGGGTGCTGCTCGGTGACCTGGTCAACTGGGTCAACGGCACCACCGGACCCGCGTACACGTTCGTGCTGGACCAGCGGTGGCCACGCGTCGCCGCAGCGGTCCTGGCCGGCGCGGCGCTCGCGGTCGCCGGCACCACCGTTCAGGCGGTCTGCCGCAACCCCCTGGCCGAACCCGGCATCCTCGGCATCACCGCCGGCGCCGGGCTCGGCGCCGTCGCGCTGCTCACCTTCGTGCCGCTGGCCGGTGTGTGGGCCGTCTCCGGCGTCGCCGGGCTCGGCGCGATGCTGGCGTTCGCCCTGGTCTACGGCCTGGCCTGGCGCGGCGGTCTGAGCTCGGACCGGCTGGTGCTGATCGGCTTTGGCGCCTGGCAGGGCGGCATCGCGCTGATCACGTACCTGATCGTCGCCTTCGACCCGTGGAACACCGGAAAGGCGTTGACCTGGCTGTCCGGCTCCACCTACGGCCGCACGTCCACCCAGGTGCTGCCGGTGCTGATCGCCCTGCTGGTGCTCACCCCGGCCGTGGTCGCCGCCCGCCGCGAACTCGACCTGATGACGCTGGACGACGACACCCCCCGAGTGCTGGGCGTCCGGCTGGAACGCACCCGGCTGATCGCGCTCGGCGCGGCGGCGCTGCTCACCTCCACCGCGGTCTCGGCCGTCGGGGTCATCGGCTTCGTCGGCCTGGTCGCCCCGCACGCGGCCCGGGCACTCGTCGGCGGACGGCACTCCCGGGTGCTCCCGGTGGCCGCCCTGCTCGGCGCGGCGCTGGTCAGCATCGCCGACACCCTCGGCCGGACGGTCATCGCACCGGCCCAGATCCCCGCCGGCCTGGTCACCGCCATGATCGGCACCCCGTACTTCGTCTGGCTGCTGTGGCGGTCCCGCGCCGTGGCGAACAACCCCCGATAG
- a CDS encoding ABC transporter substrate-binding protein, which yields MTRTRFTALIAVVAALTLGACGTTENAAAPASSASPAGGPVTVTDSRGKAVTLKAPATKVVGLEWGEVEMLVSLGVMPVGVADPKGYGTWVTAAKLDPSVKDVGTRGEPSVDSIVALQPDLVVMEGDGSANLIGQLEKYVPVVVAKGSDATDNLGRMRSDLNMIAKAVGKTTAAEKLLVDFDAAIADGKKKIADAGAAGRPFAIADGWKEGSTVSIRMFGKGALVSQIGIQLGLTNAWTGKTDEAWGLGQTDVEGMTVLKDPNMHLFYNASDGTDVFADGLAANAIWKSLPFVKQGNLHKMPDGIWTFGGPLSGKQYIDEFLKTYTA from the coding sequence ATGACTCGTACCCGTTTCACCGCCCTCATCGCCGTGGTGGCCGCGCTGACGCTCGGCGCCTGCGGCACCACCGAGAACGCCGCGGCCCCCGCGTCCTCCGCGTCGCCGGCCGGCGGCCCGGTCACCGTCACCGACAGCCGCGGCAAGGCCGTCACCCTCAAGGCCCCGGCAACCAAGGTCGTCGGCCTGGAGTGGGGTGAGGTCGAGATGCTGGTCAGCCTGGGTGTCATGCCCGTCGGCGTCGCCGACCCCAAGGGCTACGGCACGTGGGTCACCGCCGCCAAGCTCGACCCGAGCGTCAAGGACGTCGGCACCCGCGGCGAGCCGAGCGTGGACTCGATCGTCGCTCTCCAGCCTGATCTGGTGGTGATGGAGGGCGACGGAAGCGCCAACCTGATCGGCCAGCTGGAGAAGTACGTGCCCGTCGTGGTCGCCAAGGGCAGCGACGCCACCGACAACCTCGGCCGGATGCGCTCGGACCTCAACATGATCGCGAAGGCCGTCGGCAAGACCACCGCGGCGGAGAAGCTGCTCGTGGACTTCGACGCGGCCATCGCCGACGGCAAGAAGAAGATCGCCGACGCTGGCGCCGCCGGCCGGCCGTTCGCCATCGCCGACGGCTGGAAGGAAGGCAGCACCGTCAGCATCCGGATGTTCGGCAAGGGTGCGCTCGTCTCGCAGATCGGCATCCAGCTTGGTCTCACCAACGCCTGGACGGGCAAGACCGACGAGGCGTGGGGCCTCGGCCAGACCGACGTCGAAGGTATGACCGTCCTCAAGGATCCGAACATGCACCTCTTCTACAACGCCTCCGACGGCACCGACGTGTTCGCCGACGGCCTCGCCGCCAACGCGATCTGGAAGTCGCTGCCCTTTGTCAAGCAGGGCAACCTGCACAAGATGCCCGATGGCATCTGGACCTTCGGTGGCCCCCTCTCCGGCAAGCAGTACATCGACGAGTTCCTCAAGACCTACACGGCATGA
- a CDS encoding ABC transporter ATP-binding protein — protein MQNELALANGEYSLSGVDLRLGYHGVPVVHDAVIGLRAGAVTALVGPNGSGKSTLLRALARLHPIEAGLVHLADGVAAASLPSREFARRVTLLAQSRPVPSGVTVRDVVGYGRHPYRGRWRAEDPNGPAAIARAMDVTGVATMAERPVDELSGGELQRVWLATCLAQDTPVLLLDEPTTFLDLRYQVEILDLMRDLADDHGVAVGVVLHDLNQAAAVADEVVLLQQGRVRATGTPTTVFTEDALTETYGIRIEVTIDPESGLVTTRPVGRHSTRIPV, from the coding sequence ATGCAGAACGAGTTGGCGTTGGCCAACGGGGAGTACAGCCTGTCCGGCGTCGATCTCCGTCTTGGCTATCACGGTGTGCCGGTGGTGCACGATGCCGTGATCGGCCTTCGCGCGGGTGCCGTGACCGCGCTCGTAGGGCCCAATGGCAGCGGCAAGTCCACCCTGCTGCGGGCCCTGGCCCGGCTGCATCCGATCGAGGCCGGCCTGGTTCACCTCGCCGACGGCGTCGCAGCCGCCAGCCTCCCGTCCAGGGAGTTCGCCCGTCGGGTCACCCTGCTCGCCCAGAGCCGGCCGGTGCCGAGCGGGGTCACCGTCCGTGACGTCGTGGGTTACGGCCGCCACCCGTACCGGGGGCGCTGGCGCGCGGAGGATCCGAACGGACCCGCCGCCATCGCCCGTGCCATGGACGTCACCGGCGTCGCCACGATGGCCGAGCGTCCCGTCGACGAACTCTCCGGAGGCGAGCTGCAGCGGGTGTGGCTGGCCACCTGCCTGGCCCAGGACACCCCGGTGCTACTCCTCGACGAGCCCACCACCTTCCTCGACCTGCGCTACCAGGTGGAGATCCTCGACCTGATGCGTGACCTCGCCGACGACCACGGCGTCGCCGTCGGCGTCGTGCTGCACGACCTCAACCAGGCGGCCGCCGTGGCCGACGAAGTGGTTCTGCTGCAGCAGGGCCGCGTCCGCGCCACCGGCACCCCGACCACCGTCTTCACCGAGGACGCCCTGACCGAGACCTACGGAATTCGCATCGAGGTGACCATCGATCCGGAGAGCGGATTGGTCACCACCCGCCCCGTAGGGCGGCACTCGACCCGCATCCCGGTCTGA
- a CDS encoding BTAD domain-containing putative transcriptional regulator: MQITTLGPLAVDGQPVRGERLAAVIRALADARGRAISTSLLVDAVWDGAPPDDATGAVQALVSRVRRLGLPVVAVPGGYRLPTEDVTIDAVEARALVDAARTVLGSGDVRAARSLADQARALFPEVPELDTTEDTRLFADVAALRAQAALAGAGSFDEADLRRLVARTPPDEPSAALLVQVLAAQGREAEALEVVERLRAELADRYGTDPSPVITQAHLSLLRGELTAPAVATPPRQPARIALPPAWRRRLTALVGRERDVEAVSELLAEAALVTIVATGGAGKTRLAAEVARRTAAAGRAVRVVELAGLRSSDEVLPTVLAALGGADTAVAGGNLGLERRVLSPEERLRAVAPDLDGLVVLDNCEHVLDAVATVVADLLAATSPEVAVLATSRAPLGLAGEQVHRLTVLPDSDALGLIESRARAGGAVPTWDTTRALALCHRLDNLPLALELAAARLRHMPIDDVLAGLTDRFALLDDALRGLPDRHASLWAMVDWSRELLAPDDRALLQRIAVIPAPFTADLAAAVAQRADVRRGLATLVEQSLLTLVEGDGPPRYRMLETVREYGDARLDAAGDRAAAMAGLTEWARGEAAALAGRFVGPGQVEALDRCAAEQDNLLAGLRWALGQDDEPAAVDVTTALFHLWTVRGLHLEVLAWARGLLNVDHPERRQRSAILRGRASGRPLPDAERLAWTCVVISVNSGISGELRLAALARRALRALLAERPAEVSRRLTALASALPGFDTSDLERSLKSANEMIAHPDPYVQGLGLFARAAVRENGGMSEDSINDAEQAYHRFEVVGDHWGMAVAAQAAGHFFAPRGDARSTDWLARSVRHMDLLGATQDARSIRVMLDVQLALAGDSEAERRLGETATPGHAELTDVAQARLGLAQLAWQRERYEDALAHADEVTRALAGWTGSPVQPRVILRVAVAVLFLRVAEARRVPGTEAAVQAAALLSLARDEALASKDLPVIGAWASGGAELAACREDVGTARELSALATRIGTHIEMFFPAGKGERLNAALGDEEQREPLLAAWRERSVAAAVTRIRELMDDLLA; the protein is encoded by the coding sequence GTGCAGATCACGACCCTCGGCCCACTCGCCGTCGACGGCCAGCCCGTACGGGGTGAACGGCTCGCGGCGGTGATCCGCGCGCTCGCCGACGCACGTGGCCGGGCGATCTCCACGAGCCTGCTCGTGGACGCCGTCTGGGACGGCGCGCCGCCCGACGACGCGACCGGCGCCGTCCAGGCGCTCGTGTCCCGGGTACGCCGTCTCGGGCTGCCGGTGGTCGCGGTGCCGGGCGGATACCGTCTGCCCACCGAGGACGTCACCATCGACGCGGTCGAGGCGCGGGCGCTCGTCGATGCGGCGCGGACCGTGCTGGGCAGCGGCGACGTCCGCGCCGCCCGCAGCCTGGCCGATCAGGCGCGTGCCCTGTTCCCCGAGGTTCCGGAGCTCGACACCACCGAGGACACACGGCTGTTCGCGGACGTCGCCGCCCTGCGCGCGCAGGCGGCACTCGCCGGTGCGGGGTCGTTCGACGAGGCCGACCTGCGCCGGCTCGTCGCGCGTACGCCCCCGGACGAGCCGTCCGCCGCCCTGCTCGTCCAGGTGCTCGCCGCCCAGGGGCGGGAGGCGGAGGCGCTGGAGGTGGTGGAGCGGCTCCGCGCCGAGCTGGCCGACCGGTACGGCACCGACCCGTCACCCGTGATCACACAGGCGCATCTGTCCTTGCTGCGCGGCGAACTCACCGCACCGGCCGTCGCGACGCCACCCCGGCAGCCGGCGCGGATCGCCCTGCCGCCCGCGTGGCGGCGACGGCTGACCGCCCTCGTCGGACGGGAGCGTGACGTCGAGGCCGTGAGCGAGTTGCTCGCCGAAGCGGCCCTGGTGACGATCGTGGCGACCGGCGGCGCCGGCAAGACCCGCCTGGCCGCCGAGGTGGCACGACGCACGGCGGCGGCCGGGCGGGCGGTACGGGTGGTCGAGCTCGCCGGCCTGCGCTCGTCCGACGAGGTGCTGCCCACGGTGCTCGCGGCCCTCGGTGGCGCGGACACCGCGGTGGCCGGGGGCAACCTGGGCCTCGAACGGCGGGTCCTCAGCCCCGAGGAACGGCTGCGCGCCGTGGCGCCGGATCTCGACGGACTGGTCGTGTTGGACAACTGCGAGCACGTCCTCGACGCGGTGGCCACCGTCGTCGCGGACCTGCTCGCGGCGACCTCGCCGGAGGTCGCGGTGCTCGCGACGAGTCGGGCCCCGCTGGGCCTGGCCGGCGAGCAGGTCCACCGACTGACCGTGCTGCCCGACTCGGACGCGCTCGGGCTGATCGAGTCCCGGGCGCGGGCCGGTGGAGCGGTGCCGACCTGGGACACCACCCGCGCCCTTGCGCTCTGTCACCGGCTCGACAATCTGCCGCTGGCGCTCGAACTGGCCGCCGCACGACTGCGGCACATGCCGATCGACGATGTGCTCGCCGGGCTGACCGACCGGTTCGCGCTGCTCGACGACGCGCTGCGCGGTCTGCCGGACCGCCACGCGAGCCTGTGGGCGATGGTCGACTGGAGTCGGGAACTTCTCGCTCCCGACGACCGCGCGCTGCTGCAGCGGATCGCGGTCATTCCCGCGCCGTTCACCGCGGACCTCGCCGCCGCGGTCGCGCAGAGGGCGGACGTACGGCGGGGGCTCGCGACGCTCGTCGAACAGTCCCTGCTGACCCTGGTCGAGGGCGACGGGCCACCCCGCTACCGGATGCTCGAGACCGTCCGCGAATACGGCGACGCTCGGCTGGACGCCGCCGGCGACCGTGCTGCGGCGATGGCGGGCCTGACCGAATGGGCCCGGGGTGAGGCCGCCGCGCTCGCCGGCCGCTTCGTCGGCCCCGGCCAGGTCGAGGCGCTCGACCGCTGCGCCGCGGAGCAGGACAACCTGCTCGCGGGCCTGCGGTGGGCACTGGGGCAGGACGACGAACCCGCGGCCGTCGACGTCACCACCGCGTTGTTCCACCTCTGGACCGTGCGTGGCCTACACCTCGAGGTCCTCGCGTGGGCGCGAGGGCTGCTGAACGTCGATCACCCGGAGCGGCGACAGCGGTCGGCGATCCTGCGGGGCCGGGCCAGCGGCCGGCCACTGCCCGACGCCGAGAGACTCGCCTGGACGTGCGTGGTGATCAGCGTGAACTCCGGCATCAGTGGCGAGCTGCGGCTCGCCGCGCTCGCCCGGCGGGCACTGCGGGCGCTCCTGGCCGAGCGGCCCGCCGAGGTGTCGCGCCGGCTGACCGCGCTCGCGTCGGCGTTGCCCGGCTTCGACACGTCCGATCTGGAGCGGAGCCTGAAGAGCGCGAACGAGATGATCGCGCATCCGGATCCGTACGTGCAGGGACTCGGCCTGTTCGCGCGCGCAGCGGTACGGGAGAACGGCGGCATGTCGGAGGATTCGATCAACGACGCCGAGCAGGCGTACCACCGCTTCGAGGTTGTCGGTGACCACTGGGGCATGGCGGTGGCGGCGCAGGCCGCCGGGCACTTCTTCGCCCCGCGCGGTGACGCCCGCTCGACCGACTGGTTGGCGCGCAGCGTCCGCCACATGGATCTCCTCGGCGCGACGCAGGACGCCCGGTCGATCCGGGTGATGCTGGACGTGCAGCTCGCCCTCGCCGGCGACTCGGAGGCAGAGCGGCGCCTGGGCGAAACCGCCACACCAGGCCACGCCGAGCTGACGGACGTCGCGCAGGCGCGTCTCGGCCTGGCCCAACTGGCCTGGCAGCGTGAACGGTACGAGGACGCGCTCGCCCACGCCGACGAGGTGACCCGCGCCCTCGCCGGGTGGACCGGGTCGCCGGTGCAGCCGCGCGTCATCCTCCGGGTCGCGGTGGCGGTCCTTTTTCTACGAGTGGCCGAGGCGCGGCGGGTTCCGGGGACCGAGGCCGCCGTCCAGGCCGCCGCGTTGCTGTCGCTGGCTCGCGACGAGGCGCTGGCCTCGAAGGACCTTCCGGTGATCGGGGCGTGGGCTTCGGGCGGCGCGGAACTCGCGGCGTGCCGGGAGGACGTCGGCACCGCCCGCGAGCTGTCCGCACTCGCGACGCGCATCGGCACCCACATCGAGATGTTCTTCCCCGCCGGGAAAGGCGAACGGCTCAACGCCGCCCTCGGGGACGAGGAGCAGCGTGAGCCGTTGCTGGCCGCGTGGCGTGAGCGGTCGGTCGCCGCGGCCGTCACCCGGATCCGCGAGCTGATGGACGACCTCCTCGCCTAG
- a CDS encoding ABC transporter permease — MSTLIDAPPTRSRELSNSVPNPRPFRLIRHSLALAKRSLIKTWRTPEALIDVTLQPVLFLIIFVYVFGGAVAGSTHDYLQFLLPGILAQTIATGAIAIGVNLNTDIAKGIFDRFRSLPIPRSAPLVGAVLGDVVRYVIVTVSTLAIGYVMGFRIETDPFRAIAGCLLAVLFALCLSWLPVLVSMKVRTAGAVQGVMFALIMPLSFASNVFVGADTLPGWMQAFVDVNPMTHLVASVRGLFLGTPLGNHVWWTLAWCAGFVALFMPLALRAYRKKI; from the coding sequence ATGAGCACTCTGATCGACGCCCCACCCACGAGAAGCCGCGAGCTCTCGAACTCCGTGCCGAACCCACGGCCGTTCCGGCTGATCCGGCACTCGTTGGCGCTCGCCAAGCGCAGCCTCATCAAGACCTGGCGTACGCCCGAGGCGCTCATCGACGTCACGCTGCAGCCGGTGCTGTTCCTCATCATCTTCGTGTACGTCTTCGGCGGTGCCGTCGCCGGATCGACCCACGACTACCTGCAGTTCCTGCTGCCCGGCATCCTGGCGCAGACCATCGCCACCGGTGCCATCGCGATCGGCGTCAACCTCAACACCGACATCGCCAAGGGCATCTTCGACCGGTTCCGGTCGTTGCCGATCCCGCGCTCCGCGCCACTGGTCGGCGCGGTCCTCGGCGACGTCGTGCGGTACGTCATCGTCACGGTGTCGACCCTCGCGATCGGCTACGTGATGGGCTTCCGGATCGAAACCGACCCGTTCCGGGCGATCGCCGGGTGTCTGCTCGCGGTGCTGTTCGCGCTCTGCCTGAGCTGGCTGCCGGTGCTCGTGTCGATGAAGGTGCGTACCGCGGGTGCTGTGCAGGGCGTGATGTTCGCGTTGATCATGCCGCTGAGCTTCGCGTCCAACGTGTTCGTCGGCGCCGACACCCTGCCAGGCTGGATGCAGGCCTTCGTGGACGTCAATCCGATGACCCACCTGGTGGCGTCGGTACGCGGGCTGTTCCTCGGCACCCCACTCGGCAACCACGTGTGGTGGACGCTCGCCTGGTGCGCCGGCTTCGTGGCGCTGTTCATGCCGCTGGCGCTGCGCGCGTACCGCAAGAAGATCTGA